The genomic segment ATCCGGGTGATCGCGGCTCGCGACCGGAGGTGATCGCCACCGGTGACCGGATCAGTCGAGCCGGAAGTCGGCGAAGTCGAAGCCGGGGGCGACCACGCAGCTCACCAGCACCGGCTCCGGGCCGGCGGGCGCGGCCGCCTGCCAGGTGCCACCCGGGACCAGCAGCTGCGGGGCGTGACCGGCCGCCAGATCGGTGCCGAGGACGCGTTCGACTCCGGGGTCCGCGGGCCGCTCGCCGGCGCCGCCGAACCGGAGGGTGAGCGGCCCGCCAGCGTGCCACAGCCACAACTCGTCGGAGCGTACGACGTGCCAGCGGGACGCCTCGCCGGGGTTGAGCAGGAAGTAGATGGCGGTGGCGGCCGACCGGGCGGTGCCGTAGCCGGCCGGCTGGAAGTCGTGTCCGCTGCGCCAGGTCTCCCGGAACCAGCCACCCTCGGGGTGGGGCGCCAGGTCGAGCCGCTCGGCCAGCTCGGGTCGCGGCGACGTGCCCATCTGGTCACCTCGTTTCCGGTACGCGCCGACGCGGGTCGTCGGTCCGCTGCCGCCGCACCCCGGTGGCGGGCCGCGGCGGGCGGACCGGATCGTACCGGCGGCCGGCCCGGTGGCGCCGGGCCGGCGGCCGACGGGTGACCCGGTCAGACGCCGGCGGCGGCGTCGTAGCGGCGCCGCAGTTCGAGCATGTCCTCCGGATCGAGGGCCTCGGTGAAGACCGCCTCGTGATACTCCGGCGGGAACAGCTGCCGGACCCGGTCACGGAACCCGACGGTCTCGGTGGCCTCGGCGACCTGCACCGTCGGCGGGTCGCTCTCCATGCCCAGGATGACCGGGCCGGCGAGCTTCACCGCCCAGTCCCACGGCCGCTGCTGTTCGGCGATGCCGCAGAGGTGGAAGCCGTAGACCCGGTCCACCTCGGGCAGGGTGGTGGCGTCGGCGGGTTCGAAGCCGTAGACGTGGACCCCGCAGATCACCGGCGCGTCGGCGGAGTCGGTCCCGGTGAGGTGCTCGCCGTGCCCCTCGTGTTGCGCCGGGTCGATCTCCTCCAGCACGGTCAGCATCCGGGCGGCGATCTGGCCGCGCAGGTCCGTCGGCTCGCCCGAGGCGGAGCCGAGCCTGCTGACCAGCACGAACGCCCCGGTCGAGACCACCAGCAGGATCACCGCGACCCAGACGAACCGGTTGCGGTACCAGGGCGCGGGCCTGGTGGGGGTGTCCAGCACTTTCATCACCTCGTCGTCTGCTTCCATCGGCAATCTTCGACGGAATCCGGCGGGAAATCCAGTGCTGTCCGGCCGCGGTTGCCGCCGGCGTCCGGTTCGACCTCCGGACGTCCTGGGCGGGGGTGTCGCGTCGCCGGCCCGGCGGCCGGCAGGATGGGGCCATGACGATCAGCCTGCCCATCGACGCCGAGGCGAACGAACTGCTCCAGCGCAGCCCGCTGGCGTTGTTGATCGGAATGATCCTTGATCAACAAGTTCCACTGGAGAAGGCGTTCTCCGCGCCGTACGAGCTGGTTCGTCGGCTGGGGCACGAGCCGGACGCCGCCGAGCTGGCGGCCTTCGACCCGGCGGCGCTGACCGCGATCTTCGCCGAGCGACCCGCCCTGCACCGGTTCCCGAAGGCGATGGCGGCCCGGGTGCAGGAGGCCGCCCGGCTGCTCGTCGACCGGTACGACGGCGATGCCGCCCGGGTCTGGGCGGAGGCGCCCGACGGCCGCGCCGCCCTGACCCGGATCGCCGAGCTGCCCGGTTTCGGCCGGCAGAAGGCGCAGATCTTCCTCGCCCTGCTGGGCAAGCGGTTCGGCGTCGACCCGCCCGGCTGGCGGGAGGCGGCCGGCGAGTACGGCGCCGCGGACGCGTACCGTTCGGTCGCCGACATCACCGACCAGGAATCGCTGCTGAAGGTGCGGGAGCACAAGCAGCGGACCAAGGCCGCCGCCAAGGCGGCGAAGGGCTGATCCGGCGGCGCCGGGTCGGCGGGCCGGCAGCGCCGGCCGGCCGGTTGCCTCGTTGAGCAACGGATGGGCGTGGACGAGGCGAGCGGACTGGGCCGGCTGCTGCGGTCGGAGGCGACCTCGCAGCGGGCCACGTTCCTGGAGCTCTTCTTCGACCTGGTCTTCATCTTCGCGCTCACCCGGGTCTCGCAGCGGATCATCATCGACCTGACCGGGGACCGGCGGATCCTGCTCACCGAGGCCGGCGAGACGCTGATTCTCTTCCTCGCCGTCTGGCTGGTCTGGTCGACGACCGTCTGGGCGACCAGCCAGCTCGACCCGGATCTGCCGGCGGTGCAGGCCATGGTCGTGGTGGCGATGTTCGGCAGCATGCTGATGGCGGTGGCGCTCCCGGAGGGGTTCGGCGTACACGGGCTGCTCTTCGCCGGCGCGTTCGCCGCCCTGCAGATCATCCGTGCCTTCATTCTCCTGCGCGCGCTGCGCGCCCGGCCGGCCCGCTGGCTGGGCCGGCGGGCCCTGATCTGGAGCGTGGCCAGCGGCCTGCTCTGGATCACCGGGGGAGTGTTCTCCGAGGGTCCGGCCCGGGGCGCGGTCTGGACCGCGGCGCTCGCGGTCGGGTACGGCGGGGTGGCGCTCGGCTACCCGGTCCCGAGGCTGGGCCGGTCGCCGGTGACCGGCCAGCCCATCGCCAGCGAGCACCTC from the Solwaraspora sp. WMMD1047 genome contains:
- a CDS encoding cupin domain-containing protein: MGTSPRPELAERLDLAPHPEGGWFRETWRSGHDFQPAGYGTARSAATAIYFLLNPGEASRWHVVRSDELWLWHAGGPLTLRFGGAGERPADPGVERVLGTDLAAGHAPQLLVPGGTWQAAAPAGPEPVLVSCVVAPGFDFADFRLD
- a CDS encoding HhH-GPD-type base excision DNA repair protein, with the protein product MTISLPIDAEANELLQRSPLALLIGMILDQQVPLEKAFSAPYELVRRLGHEPDAAELAAFDPAALTAIFAERPALHRFPKAMAARVQEAARLLVDRYDGDAARVWAEAPDGRAALTRIAELPGFGRQKAQIFLALLGKRFGVDPPGWREAAGEYGAADAYRSVADITDQESLLKVREHKQRTKAAAKAAKG
- a CDS encoding low temperature requirement protein A; protein product: MGVDEASGLGRLLRSEATSQRATFLELFFDLVFIFALTRVSQRIIIDLTGDRRILLTEAGETLILFLAVWLVWSTTVWATSQLDPDLPAVQAMVVVAMFGSMLMAVALPEGFGVHGLLFAGAFAALQIIRAFILLRALRARPARWLGRRALIWSVASGLLWITGGVFSEGPARGAVWTAALAVGYGGVALGYPVPRLGRSPVTGQPIASEHLAERYQQFLLIALGEMVLGVGLTYSGGAFTPARSVGFVLAFGTTVLLWRIYFHRAGHLLPAAIGRARDPARLGGTLGLAHLLMIIGVVLTGVGYELFIDHPAGPPDRAWLAPILGGPALFLIGRAYFEWLVFDRVSGSRVVAVALLGALAVALRGTPPLAVGAATGAVLLGVAVTDTRRSRRGPVEQPVQRI